The Sneathiella limimaris region CGCCGGCTTGTCCGGATCAATTGCAGAATAGGTCAGGAACCCAGCTTCCCCAAGATCGGCGACAAGTTTCTTGCAGGCCTCATCCACGTTAGAATGATCAACCGGCAGGTTTTTTCCACACCAGCTTTCAAGATTATCTGAAAGCTCGCGGTGCTTATCTTCAAAGAAAGGCCAGCTGAGGAAGCTCTTATCTGCCATGATCAGTCTCCCTTGAACTCTGGTTTTTCTTTAGCGACAAACGCATGGTAAGCGCGATGGAAATCCTGGGTCTGCATGCAGATCGCCTGCGCCTGGGCTTCCGCCTCAATGGCTTGATCAAGCCCCATGGACCATTCGTGATTGAGCTGCGTCTTGGTAATGGAATGGGCAAAGTTTGGACCCGCGGCGATGCGCGCGGCCATCTCCATCGCGGTTGATTGCAGCTCATCAGCGGCGACAAGACGGCTATAGTAACCCCACCGCTCGCCTTCTTCAGCGCTCATCACCCGGCCCGTGTATAACAAATCCGCTGCCCGGCCCTGCCCAATAATTCTCGGAAGCATGGCACACGCGCCCATATCACAACCGGCAAGCCCAACGCGGGTAAAGAGAAACGCGGTTTTGGCTTCTGGTGTAGCGATCCGCATGTCGGAAGCCATGGTGATGATCGCACCAGCCCCCACGGCAACGCCATCAACGGCTGAAATTATAGGCTTACCACATCCGAGCATGGCCTTGACCAGATCCCCGGTCATCCGCGTGAAGGACAAAAGCCCCTTCATATCCATTTTGGTCAGCGGTCCAATAATGTCATGCACATCCCCGCCGGAGCAGAAATTCCCGCCATTTGGCAGGAAAACAACTGCATCCACATCATCCGCATAATGCAGATCGCGGAACGTATCGCGAAGCTCGGCATAGCTTTCAAACGTCAGGGGATTTTTTCGATCCGGATTATCCAGCTGGATAACAGCCGTTGTCCCCTCCATCTGCCAGCGAAAATGCGTTGGCTTAAGATCTGCCATTTTAGTCATTTGATCCTCCATCCGGACGGTTCTTGTCTGCCGTCTTTGATATATCCAGTAAACGACCGATCAGGTCCGCATCTTCTGCGCTCACCCCGGCCAATAATTCGTTGATCCATTCCTGATGGACGGCAGCCATATGAGCAAACTCACTCCGACCCTTTTCGGACAGGCGTACCCGCATGGCCCGGCGATCGCCCGGGATCGGTTCGCGCACCACCATCTTCTCAGACACCAGCCGCTCAATAATGCCTGTGACATTGCCATTGGACACCATCAGCGCGGTCGAAAGCTCACTCATTTTCAGGCCACTTTCCTGTCGGTAAAGGGCTGACATCACATCAAATCTTGGCAAGGTGGATTTGAACTGGGTCCGAAACCGTTCGCGAAGCTCACCCTCAATTTGGCGGGAGATTTTCAAAATTCGAAGCCATAGCCGAAGTCGATGCTTTTCCGGGCTATTGCGATCACCCTGTTCTAGGAAGTCTTCATGCAACTCAATCATACTTCCCCTCCTGAAATGGAAATGGCTTGCCCGGTGACGCTGGCCGCCCCCTTGCCGGCAAGCCAAAGAACCGCATCCGCCACTTCTTCTGGCTGCACAAAACGGCCCATGGGGTTGCTGCTGACCAACGCGGCGCGCGCCTCTTCCCGGCTCAAACCCGTTTTCGCCTGAATGTTTTCAATGGACCGCTCCAACATCGGGGTCTCTACAAAACCGGGACAAATCGCATTTACGGTAACACCGCTTTTGGCAAGCTCCAGCGACAGGGCCTTGGTCAATCCAACAACCCCATGCTTGCTCGCACAATAATGACTGACATATGCATAGCCCTTTAAACCCGCTGTTGATGCAATGGAAATCAGACGACCACTTTTCACCGCCTCCATTCCCGGCAGGCAGGCTTTGAACGTATTAAAGACACCGGTCAGATTAATATCGATGGAGGATTGCCAATCTGCCGCATCCATCTTGGAAAAGGGTATACTATCTGCGGCACCCGCATTGGCAACGGCAATGGTAACAGGCCCATATGTTTCGGCTGCTTTTTCGACCATCGCCTTCATACCGGAAAGGTCTGTCACATCCGCAGTCAGGCATTGGATATTGACGTTATCTGCCGCTACCCGCTCTAACGGTTCAAGCCGACGACCACAAATGGTAACCTTGGTACCGGCCTCCGCCAGCATCAGGGCAGTTGTCTGCCCAACGCCGCTACCGCCGCCTGTTACCAATGCATGTTGTCCGCTCAGTTTGCTCATGATTAGACTTTCAATCCCATCATATCACCCCGCTCCATCAAACGGCGCATCTGGTCAGCACCAGCCTCATAAGGCTTAGGCCATGCTGTTTGACCATCCTGCAATGCTGTTGCAGCATGCAATGTCCAGTATGGGTTACTCAGATGTGGTCGCGCCAGGCAAACCAGATCCGCGCGACCCGCCAGCAGGATGGAGTTTACATGATCCGGCTCATAGATATTTCCAACTGCCATAGTGGGTATACCGGTTTCATTTCGGATGCGGTCTGAAAATGGAGTTTGGAACATACGGCCATAAACTGGCTTGGCTTCAGTTGTAGTCTGACCCGCCGAAACGTCGCAGATATCAACGCCTGCGGCCTTCAGCATCCTGGCGATCTCAACCGCATCTTCAGGCGTAATACCGCTTTCCCCAACCCAGTCATTAGCCGAGATTCGAACAGAAATCGGCTTATCGTCGGGCCAAACTGCGCGCAC contains the following coding sequences:
- a CDS encoding enoyl-CoA hydratase family protein, giving the protein MTKMADLKPTHFRWQMEGTTAVIQLDNPDRKNPLTFESYAELRDTFRDLHYADDVDAVVFLPNGGNFCSGGDVHDIIGPLTKMDMKGLLSFTRMTGDLVKAMLGCGKPIISAVDGVAVGAGAIITMASDMRIATPEAKTAFLFTRVGLAGCDMGACAMLPRIIGQGRAADLLYTGRVMSAEEGERWGYYSRLVAADELQSTAMEMAARIAAGPNFAHSITKTQLNHEWSMGLDQAIEAEAQAQAICMQTQDFHRAYHAFVAKEKPEFKGD
- a CDS encoding MarR family winged helix-turn-helix transcriptional regulator → MIELHEDFLEQGDRNSPEKHRLRLWLRILKISRQIEGELRERFRTQFKSTLPRFDVMSALYRQESGLKMSELSTALMVSNGNVTGIIERLVSEKMVVREPIPGDRRAMRVRLSEKGRSEFAHMAAVHQEWINELLAGVSAEDADLIGRLLDISKTADKNRPDGGSND
- a CDS encoding SDR family NAD(P)-dependent oxidoreductase; the encoded protein is MSKLSGQHALVTGGGSGVGQTTALMLAEAGTKVTICGRRLEPLERVAADNVNIQCLTADVTDLSGMKAMVEKAAETYGPVTIAVANAGAADSIPFSKMDAADWQSSIDINLTGVFNTFKACLPGMEAVKSGRLISIASTAGLKGYAYVSHYCASKHGVVGLTKALSLELAKSGVTVNAICPGFVETPMLERSIENIQAKTGLSREEARAALVSSNPMGRFVQPEEVADAVLWLAGKGAASVTGQAISISGGEV